ATGTTGCCGATCTCGTCCAGGAAGACGGTGCCGCCGCTGGCGATTTCCAGCAGGCCCTGCTTGGTCGTGGATGCGCCGGTGTAGGCGCCTTTTTCGTGGCCGAAGAGTTCGTTCTCGAGCAGCGTGTCGGTCAGGGCGCCGCAGTCGATGACGATATAGGGCTTGTTGGCGAAGTCGGAGTGTTCGTGCAGCGCTCGCGCGGCCAGCTCCTTCCCGCTGCCGGATTCGCCTTCGATCATCACGTTGATGCGGACATCGTGAATCTTGTCGATGACGCGGTACACCCCTGAGATGGCGGGAGAGTTCCCCAACATGGCACGCTCTGCCTGGGAGAGGGGCAGCGTTCGGGGATCCGGTTCCTGTCGCAGCAGGCGGTGGGCCAGCTGGACGAGTTCCTCGGGATCGAAGGGCTTCTTGATGAAGTCGTCTGCGCCCAGGCGCAGGGCATCGATGGCATGATCGAGGGTGGAGTAACCGGTGATCAGGACGAAAGGGACGTCCTTGTCGCGACTACGTACCCATTCGAGAAACTCGAGGCCGCTCATGCCGGGCATCTTGAGATCGGAAATGATCAGGTCGGCGGCGTTCTGTTCCAGCCAGGACTGGGCTTGGGTAACGGACTGAAAGCCCTGCACGGCCAGGCCTTCCGTTTGGGCGAACCGGCTGAAAAGATCGCTGGCGCGCTGGTCGTCGTCGACAAATACGATGGTGGGCTGCTTGGACATCATTCAACATATTCCATGGATTAAGCCGTGTGACCGGAGACCGTCCGTCGGGTTCAGCCCCCGATGCGCGGGGCCGATTTTTGTCGCGGCAGGGTGATGTGGGCGATCACTCCGCTGCGATCGGACCGGTTGGCGACACTCAGGGTCCCGCCATGATACTGGATGATGCCAAGGCTGATCGAAAGACCCAGGCCGGTGCCGCGATCCACCGATTTGGTCGTGAAGAAGGGATCGAAGATCTTGTCGATGGCATCGGTGTCGATACCGCTGCCTTCGTCCTGGACGACGATGTGCAGCTGCTCGGGGTCGCAATAGGCTTCGACCGAAATCGTGCCGTTAGCAGTCGATGCGTGAATGGCGTTGCGCAAGAGATTGATGACGACCTGGCCGATCTGGTTCGGATCGAAACTCGCGGTGCAGTCGGCCTGCGCGAACGAGAGGTTGATGAAGACATCGTTTTCAATGGCTTCGGGGTGGAGGCGGTCGATCAATTCGGTCAACCAGGCGTCGATCCGGGTTTCCTGGTGGTCCGGCGGCAGTTGCCGGGCGA
The Halothiobacillus diazotrophicus DNA segment above includes these coding regions:
- a CDS encoding sigma-54-dependent transcriptional regulator — its product is MMSKQPTIVFVDDDQRASDLFSRFAQTEGLAVQGFQSVTQAQSWLEQNAADLIISDLKMPGMSGLEFLEWVRSRDKDVPFVLITGYSTLDHAIDALRLGADDFIKKPFDPEELVQLAHRLLRQEPDPRTLPLSQAERAMLGNSPAISGVYRVIDKIHDVRINVMIEGESGSGKELAARALHEHSDFANKPYIVIDCGALTDTLLENELFGHEKGAYTGASTTKQGLLEIASGGTVFLDEIGNISDAMQVKLLRVIQEQQITRVGGITPINIDVRFIVASNRDLAKMVSEGSFRHDLYHRLHVVRLRIPPLRERKEDIPALIDHFIRHFASRYNRPAQRFDAESMERIMAYDWPGNVRELKNMIERAVALSNAAEISLDLDGDTASPWASSLAKPNNGNAAPGIDADQPTLEVLERRYIEKILQANDGNREKTALTLGINKSTLWRKLQSYGQNDTNESPS